In one window of Mytilus galloprovincialis chromosome 6, xbMytGall1.hap1.1, whole genome shotgun sequence DNA:
- the LOC143079019 gene encoding beta-1,3-galactosyltransferase 1-like produces the protein MCRKLRKLSMALFKTITVLFIICILVNLSSNSSQQSKLVTSVDKESYARVYADNIMVNSNLSHMVSLANTSSAVVKNNTTKVLVENNATQVAVINNTTKSTPIYEYSFSYLHVPVNVCKSNGAKFDPFLLFVVKSDVNHIAHRAAIRNTWGNTSNPGIKLVFLVGYSPLMKPFIQMESNLYKDIIQQNFVDAYKNNTLKTIMGFSWVASHCSGAKYIFFVDDDYIVNTKYIWDHLNRLYRAKKRSVFLGHVWKKAKPFRNAKSKWFIPKGDFKDDFLPPYASGGSLVLTVDVIKKLLTQFKVMKPMFIDDVYIGLACKELKISLTQETRFWRYYLPGRMNHLFSSHGFRSPMQLIEDWKKYHIQYDMVV, from the coding sequence ATGTGTAGGAAACTTCGTAAACTTTCAATGGCGCTATTTAAGACTATAACTGTACTTTTTATCATCTGCATTCTTGTAAATCTGTCTTCCAATTCTAGTCAACAATCAAAACTTGTGACATCAGTTGACAAGGAGTCTTATGCAAGAGTGTACGCAGATAACATTATGGTTAACTCAAATCTTTCTCATATGGTGTCACTAGCAAATACGAGTTCAGCTGTAGTTAAGAACAACACAACAAAAGTTCTTGTTGAAAATAATGCTACACAAGTTGCAGTTATAAACAATACTACAAAAAGTACTCCAATTTACGAGTATTCGTTTTCATACCTTCATGTTCCTGTGAACGTGTGTAAATCAAATGGTGCTAAGTTTGATCCTTTCTTGCTATTTGTGGTAAAATCTGATGTTAACCATATCGCCCATCGAGCAGCAATACGGAATACTTGGGGAAATACGTCTAACCCAGGAATAAAACTGGTTTTCCTTGTAGGATATTCACCGTTAATGAAACCATTTATACAAATGGAAAGTAACTTGTATAAGGACATTATACAGCAGAACTTTGTAGACGCTTACAAGAATAATACGTTGAAAACGATAATGGGTTTTTCATGGGTTGCTTCCCATTGCAGTGGTGCAAAGTATATCTTTTTTGTAGATGACGACTACATTGTGAATACCAAATACATTTGGGATCATTTGAATAGATTGTATAGGGCTAAAAAGCGCAGTGTGTTCTTGGGACACGTCTGGAAAAAAGCAAAACCTTTTAGAAATGCTAAATCTAAATGGTTTATTCCAAAAGGTGATTTTAAGGACGATTTTTTGCCACCATACGCCAGTGGTGGATCCTTAGTATTGACCGTTGATGTCATTAAGAAACTATTGACTCAGTTCAAAGTTATGAAGCCAATGTTTATAGATGACGTATACATAGGTCTTGCATGTAAAGAGTTAAAGATTTCCCTTACTCAGGAAACGAGATTTTGGCGTTATTATCTACCAGGCAGAATGAACCATTTATTTTCATCACATGGATTCAGATCTCCAATGCAATTAATTGAAGACTGGAAAAAGTACCATATTCAATATGATATGGTAGTGTAA
- the LOC143078000 gene encoding uncharacterized protein LOC143078000 isoform X2: MAEDTKEKMTIEGVDVGKVRNFPFSALKTLGSIQIGIGGICIGLGIIDFLLFIFFEDKFVPDPKMKETEAYQKVDTLTKTFSPVWCGVWFCVTGAFAAILSQKKLANINYYKMTFLILSITCASVSGPLCLIVSVTSAYLRHQITPEGFRWLVPLLVMFFAFCEIIFALISASVCCCCAPFDSSRVRVLLAKQQDDNFHAIIQKEKSIDSFDIFTTSDRRGKPLPPRNQEIKQEEPTVQKVDRKQQTTAKEDKRPPPAPKEERKQEKPQTDHRTRESKLSHDRKPERKDSLRSENYKHKDDEEFDGSRFEEDNPVRTRGYADRPYTKGSSYEQLKSLVIPKTAPKQTF; this comes from the exons ATGGCGG AAGACACAAAAGAGAAAATGACGATAGAGGGCGTGGACGTGGGTAAAGTGAGAAACTTTCCATTCTCCGCGTTGAAGACTTTAGGTTCCATACAGATAGGTATCGGCGGGATATGTATTGGTTTAGGAATTAtagatttcttgctatttatattttttgaagaCAAATTTGTGCCTGATCCAAAAATGAAGGAAACTGAAGCTTATCAGAAGGTAGACACACTTACAAAGACTTTTTCTCCAGTCTGGTGTGGTGTTTGG TTTTGTGTTACTGGTGCATTCGCCGCCATTTTATCACAGAAGAAGCTTGCAAACATTAATTATTAC AAAATGACGTTCCTGATACTAAGTATAACATGTGCTTCAGTTTCTGGACCTCTCTGTTTGATTGTCAGTGTAACATCGGCATATTTG agACATCAGATAACTCCAGAAGGCTTCCGATGGTTAGTGCCGTTGTTGGTCATGTTTTTTGCATTTTGTGAAATAATATTTGCTCTTATATCTGCGTCTGTTTGCTGCTGCTGTGCACCATTTGATTCATCAAGG GTAAGAGTTCTGCTTGCAAAACAACAAGATGACAATTTTCATGCCATTATTCAAAAAGAGAAATCAATAGATTCCTTTGATATCTTCACAACAAGTGACAGGAGAGGAAAGCCACTTCCGCCTcgcaatcaagaaatcaaacaaGAAGAACCAACTGTACAAAAGGTTGACCGTAAGCAGCAAACAACCGCAAAAGAAGATAAAAGGCCTCCACCAGCTCCAAAAGAGGAACGCAAACAGGAAAAACCACAAACTGACCATAGAACACGTGAAAGTAAACTATCACACGATCGAAAGCCCGAAAGGAAAGACTCTCTTAGGAGTGAAAATTATAAACATAAAGATGACGAAGAATTTGATGGATCAAGATTTGAAGAGGACAACCCAGTAAGAACACGTGGTTATGCCGACAGACCGTACACAAAGGGTTCCAGTTATGAACAACTAAAAAGTTTAGTTATACCTAAAACAGcaccaaaacaaacattttaa
- the LOC143078000 gene encoding uncharacterized protein LOC143078000 isoform X1, whose amino-acid sequence MAGEDTKEKMTIEGVDVGKVRNFPFSALKTLGSIQIGIGGICIGLGIIDFLLFIFFEDKFVPDPKMKETEAYQKVDTLTKTFSPVWCGVWFCVTGAFAAILSQKKLANINYYKMTFLILSITCASVSGPLCLIVSVTSAYLRHQITPEGFRWLVPLLVMFFAFCEIIFALISASVCCCCAPFDSSRVRVLLAKQQDDNFHAIIQKEKSIDSFDIFTTSDRRGKPLPPRNQEIKQEEPTVQKVDRKQQTTAKEDKRPPPAPKEERKQEKPQTDHRTRESKLSHDRKPERKDSLRSENYKHKDDEEFDGSRFEEDNPVRTRGYADRPYTKGSSYEQLKSLVIPKTAPKQTF is encoded by the exons ATGGCGG GAGAAGACACAAAAGAGAAAATGACGATAGAGGGCGTGGACGTGGGTAAAGTGAGAAACTTTCCATTCTCCGCGTTGAAGACTTTAGGTTCCATACAGATAGGTATCGGCGGGATATGTATTGGTTTAGGAATTAtagatttcttgctatttatattttttgaagaCAAATTTGTGCCTGATCCAAAAATGAAGGAAACTGAAGCTTATCAGAAGGTAGACACACTTACAAAGACTTTTTCTCCAGTCTGGTGTGGTGTTTGG TTTTGTGTTACTGGTGCATTCGCCGCCATTTTATCACAGAAGAAGCTTGCAAACATTAATTATTAC AAAATGACGTTCCTGATACTAAGTATAACATGTGCTTCAGTTTCTGGACCTCTCTGTTTGATTGTCAGTGTAACATCGGCATATTTG agACATCAGATAACTCCAGAAGGCTTCCGATGGTTAGTGCCGTTGTTGGTCATGTTTTTTGCATTTTGTGAAATAATATTTGCTCTTATATCTGCGTCTGTTTGCTGCTGCTGTGCACCATTTGATTCATCAAGG GTAAGAGTTCTGCTTGCAAAACAACAAGATGACAATTTTCATGCCATTATTCAAAAAGAGAAATCAATAGATTCCTTTGATATCTTCACAACAAGTGACAGGAGAGGAAAGCCACTTCCGCCTcgcaatcaagaaatcaaacaaGAAGAACCAACTGTACAAAAGGTTGACCGTAAGCAGCAAACAACCGCAAAAGAAGATAAAAGGCCTCCACCAGCTCCAAAAGAGGAACGCAAACAGGAAAAACCACAAACTGACCATAGAACACGTGAAAGTAAACTATCACACGATCGAAAGCCCGAAAGGAAAGACTCTCTTAGGAGTGAAAATTATAAACATAAAGATGACGAAGAATTTGATGGATCAAGATTTGAAGAGGACAACCCAGTAAGAACACGTGGTTATGCCGACAGACCGTACACAAAGGGTTCCAGTTATGAACAACTAAAAAGTTTAGTTATACCTAAAACAGcaccaaaacaaacattttaa